A window from Peromyscus eremicus chromosome 1, PerEre_H2_v1, whole genome shotgun sequence encodes these proteins:
- the LOC131896489 gene encoding LOW QUALITY PROTEIN: interferon-induced protein with tetratricopeptide repeats 1-like (The sequence of the model RefSeq protein was modified relative to this genomic sequence to represent the inferred CDS: substituted 1 base at 1 genomic stop codon), with translation MGENAGSDQVKENLIQLRCHFTWHLLLEDVDIPDLEMRISEELEFLDIKNSVGMLNLRAYVNHLKGEDEEALQSLKEAEALIQGEQLGKRSLVTWGNYAWVHYHMGRLAKAQTYLDKVENTCKELSSPYRYSMECAEMVCEQGWALLKCGGQNYAGAMTCFEMALTVEPENTEYIIGYAVAAYHIDFDDDLSLESLRKAVRLNPDDPNIKVYLALKLQDVGEAAEAETHIEEALSNTFCGHYIFRYIAKYYRRKGCIDKALCLLHKALQLSPASAYLHYQLGLCYLQQVLQLRTSSNERARRQVAXQAIFEFQETLKLRPRLEMAYVCMAEVQAEMGQYEEAEANFHKALNMKELNRNLECHKEQDIHLRYGRYQDFHRKSEDEAITQYLTGLNLKEENFVWRKLLKALEEVATRRVHQNVRLVESTSLLGFVHKLKGDRKEALQFYERALRLTGEMNPEF, from the coding sequence AGAGAATGCTGGCAGTGATCAGGTCAAGGAGAATCTGATTCAGCTGAGATGTCACTTCACATGGCATCTGCTGTTGGAAGATGTTGACATACCTGATTTGGAAATGAGGATCTCTGAGGAGCTTGAGTTCCTAGACATCAAAAACTCAGTGGGGATGCTCAACCTCAGGGCCTATGTGAATCACCTGAAAGGAGAGGATGAGGAAGCCCTGCAGAGCTTGAAAGAAGCAGAAGCCTTGATCCAGGGAGAGCAGTTGGGCAAGAGAAGCCTGGTGACTTGGGGTAACTATGCTTGGGTGCATTACCACATGGGCAGGTTGGCTAAAGCCCAGACCTACCTGGACAAGGTGGAGAACACTTGCAAGGAATTGAGCAGTCCCTACCGCTATAGTATGGAGTGTGCCGAGATGGTCTGTGAGCAAGGCTGGGCCTTGCTGAAGTGTGGAGGACAGAATTATGCAGGAGCCATGACCTGCTTTGAAATGGCTCTGACAGTGGAGCCTGAAAACACTGAATACATCATTGGCTATGCAGTTGCAGCCTATCACATAGACTTTGATGACGATCTCTCTCTAGAATCTCTAAGAAAGGCTGTCAGGTTAAATCCAGATGATCCAAATATTAAAGTGTATCTAGCACTGAAGCTTCAGGATGTAGGAGAAGCAGCTGAAGCAGAAACACACATTGAAGAAGCCCTCAGTAACACATTCTGCGGACACTATATCTTTCGATACATAGCCAAGTATTACCGAAGGAAAGGCTGCATAGACAAGGCTCTCTGTCTGCTACACAAGGCCTTGCAGttgtcacctgcctctgcctaccttCATTACCAACTAGGGCTCTGCTACCTTCAACAAGTGTTGCAACTGAGGACATCCAGCAATGAGCGGGCCAGAAGGCAGGTGGCATAACAGGCCATTTTTGAATTTCAAGAGACTCTGAAACTCAGGCCCAGATTAGAGATGGCTTATGTTTGCATGGCTGAAGTACAGGCAGAAATGGGCCAATATGAAGAAGCAGAAGCAAATTTCCATAAGGCACTGAACATGAAGGAACTGAACAGGAATCTTGAGTGTCACAAAGAGCAGGATATTCATTTACGCTATGGCCGTTACCAAGACTTTCATAGGAAATCAGAGGACGAGGCGATAACCCAGTACTTAACAGGTCTTAatctgaaagaagaaaactttGTCTGGAGGAAACTACTCAAAGCTTTAGAGGAAGTGGCCACAAGACGTGTTCACCAGAATGTTCGACTTGTGGAGAGCACTAGCTTGCTTGGGTTCGTCCACAAACTGAAAGGGGATAGGAAGGAAGCCCTGCAGTTCTATGAGAGGGCTCTGAGGCTCACTGGGGAAATGAACCCTGAGTTCTGA
- the LOC131902799 gene encoding interferon-induced protein with tetratricopeptide repeats 1-like gives MEFFEQRSRYTREPVSLTIAFLLGVGGIAVGTAWLIKYYRDIADSEEVKRKLSLLSCHFTWHLLFQDIDIPYLEMRISEELEFLDIKDTVGMLNLRAYVNHLKAEDEEALQSLKEAEALIQREQLGKRSLVTWGNCAWVHYHMGRLAKAQKYLQKVKNTCKELGSRFPFTMECAEMYFDQGWALLKCGGHNYIEAMRKFQKVLRLEPENPEYNIGYAVAAYHIDFDNNISLAPLRKAVRLNPEDLNIKVCLALKLQDVGLVAEAETHIEEALSSTSCRHYIFLYIAKYYRRKGCIDKALPLLHRALQVSPASGYLHYQLGLCYHRHVMQLKTSSNEQARKQAAQQAIFEFQETLKLRPIFEMAYVCMAEVQAEMGQYKEAQANFQKALNMTVMYIHLECHKEQDIHLRYGHYQHFHRKSEEDAITHYLIGLNLKRKNFVWRKLLVALEEVATRRVRQNVQLVESTCLLGFVHKLKGNMKEAVQFYEMALRHTGEMNPEF, from the exons ATGGAATTCTTCGAGCAAAGGagtagatacactcgagaacctgtgtcattGACCATAGCCTTCTTGTTGGGTGTTGGAGGCATTGCTGTGGGAACTG CCTGGCTCATCAAATATTACAG AGACATTGCTGACAGTGAAGAGGTCAAGAGGAAACTGTCTCTGCTGAGTTGTCACTTCACATGGCATCTGCTGTTTCAAGACATTGACATACCTTATTTGGAAATGAGGATCTCTGAGGAGCTTGAATTCCTAGACATCAAAGACACAGTGGGGATGCTCAACCTCAGGGCCTATGTGAATCACCTGAAAGCAGAGGATGAGGAAGCCCTGCAGAGCTTAAAAGAAGCAGAAGCCTTGATCCAGAGAGAGCAGTTGGGCAAGAGAAGCTTGGTGACCTGGGGCAACTGTGCCTGGGTGCATTACCACATGGGCAGGTTGGCAAAAGCCCAGAAGTACCTGCAAAAGGTGAAGAACACTTGCAAGGAATTGGGCAGTCGATTCCCCTTTACTATGGAGTGTGCCGAGATGTATTTTGATCAAGGCTGGGCCTTGCTGAAGTGTGGAGGACATAATTACATAGAAGCCATGAGGAAATTTCAAAAGGTTCTGAGATTGGAGCCTGAAAACCCCGAATACAACATTGGCTATGCCGTTGCAGCCTATCACATAGACTTTGATAACAATATCTCTCTAGCACCCTTAAGGAAGGCTGTAAGGTTAAATCCAGAAGATCTGAATATTAAAGTTTGTCTTGCACTGAAGCTTCAGGATGTAGGATTAGTAGCTGAAGCAGAAACACACATTGAAGAAGCCCTCAGTAGCACATCCTGCCGACACTATATCTTTCTATACATAGCCAAGTATTACCGAAGGAAAGGCTGCATAGACAAGGCTCTCCCTCTGCTACACAGGGCCTTGCAGGTGTCACCTGCCTCTGGCTACCTGCATTACCAACTAGGGCTCTGCTACCATAGACATGTAATGCAACTGAAGACATCCAGCAATGAGCAGGCCAGAAAGCAGGCGGCACAACAGGCCATTTTTGAATTTCAAGAGACTCTGAAACTCAGGCCCATATTTGAAATGGCTTATGTTTGCATGGCTGAAGTACAGGCAGAAATGGGCCAATATAAAGAAGCACAGGCAAATTTCCAGAAGGCGCTGAACATGACGGTAATGTACATTCATCTTGAGTGTCACAAAGAGCAGGATATTCACTTACGCTATGGCCATTACCAACACTTTCATCGGAAATCAGAGGAAGACGCGATCACCCACTACTTAATAGGTcttaatctgaaaagaaaaaactttGTCTGGAGGAAACTACTCGTAGCATTGGAGGAAGTGGCCACAAGACGTGTTCGCCAGAATGTTCAACTTGTGGAGAGCACCTGCTTGCTTGGGTTCGTccacaaactgaaaggaaatatGAAGGAAGCCGTGCAGTTCTATGAGATGGCTCTGAGGCACACTGGGGAAATGAACCCTGAATTTTGA